One genomic window of Cannabis sativa cultivar Pink pepper isolate KNU-18-1 chromosome 2, ASM2916894v1, whole genome shotgun sequence includes the following:
- the LOC115721051 gene encoding zinc finger protein ZAT12 yields the protein MVLKRERDHTFGDDDNIHSYRRIESSLDMANCLMLLSKIGETDSDVDTNKLESSPQQSLSERVFTCKTCNRTFPSFQALGGHRASHKKPKLSEALQGIPQPPPKPKTHECSICGLEFAIGQALGGHMRRHRQAAATDNGREHHAPPVPVLKKSNSSKRVCADLDLDLHLAPPGNYYDLKMQFKAPPTLECFL from the coding sequence ATGGtgttgaagagagaaagagaccaTACTTTTGGTGATGATGATAATATTCATAGCTATCGTCGGATTGAGTCAAGCTTGGATATGGCTAATTGCTTGATGTTATTGTCCAAAATAGGCGAAACTGACTCCGATGTCGACACTAATAAATTAGAATCGTCACCACAGCAGTCGTTGTCGGAGCGTGTGTTCACTTGCAAGACTTGTAACAGAACATTCCCGTCGTTTCAAGCGCTGGGTGGCCATAGAGCCAGCCATAAGAAACCGAAGCTCTCCGAAGCTCTCCAAGGCATCCCACAGCCACCGCCGAAGCCCAAGACCCACGAGTGCTCTATCTGTGGGCTTGAGTTTGCAATTGGACAAGCACTTGGCGGTCATATGAGGAGACATAGACAAGCTGCGGCGACCGATAATGGTCGTGAACATCACGCGCCTCCTGTTCCAGTGTTGAAGAAGTCGAATAGCAGCAAGAGAGTTTGCGCGGATTTGGACTTGGATTTGCATTTGGCTCCTCCCGGGAATTATTATGATTTGAAGATGCAGTTCAAGGCTCCTCCCACCTTGGAATGTTTTCTatag